One part of the Tunicatimonas pelagia genome encodes these proteins:
- a CDS encoding TIGR02556 family CRISPR-associated protein, whose product MQDRAITAIGKLTLDQSSLTDPYQVFVQDMFPGQNYSMLLLVFACTESEDNISIIFEGTDMEVVSEKNFDRYAYRKGSARGGDITFTTKLSSVPKKFKTFAKQQLKAIPDVAKSLNLQKEYEIFNSLQGYVKEHYEELESKLIEEHGALDKKAQQSCGFSLKIVVDGEIRYLSDFKTIRYQILTNGTEGKSNKYSVISEGKNQLCSICLEKKEKIHGFASPFKYATVDKTGMVSGFFNQKTNWKNYPICSDCALIFEVGSNYVQQNLKKYFYGKSYYAIPKSVINQDIESLQKALKRIESVGYQLKEGHVIKQSEEYLMRTIAKEDNHFTLNLLFFEENPTTKAIKIKLMLEEILPSRFNKLFVQVPDKINISPLYKNALVVKKEKVNLTFSFGVLKTFFAEDFYEIVNTVFLGLPLSKEVLYTKFMRVIRQNYNKMHSSDGFVENTYRSLLKAHISLAYLLELDIINYNQNDINMDIIEISENKSRFDSDKFKQFVEKNKSFLDEEYKIGVFAVGILVRFLLDIQNASLGNTPFEKKLKGYHLNPALLRNIYIEALNKIALYQKNFYAYSNLRDVINQFFTVEYQHLSKISNNELSFYFVAGLEFGRKFKTEKVTEDQPE is encoded by the coding sequence ATGCAAGACCGAGCTATAACTGCTATTGGTAAACTGACATTAGATCAATCTTCACTAACCGATCCTTATCAAGTTTTTGTGCAGGATATGTTCCCTGGGCAAAATTATAGTATGCTCTTACTAGTGTTCGCTTGCACTGAATCTGAAGACAATATTTCAATCATTTTTGAGGGAACAGACATGGAAGTGGTAAGTGAAAAAAACTTTGACCGCTATGCATATCGTAAAGGTTCCGCTCGCGGGGGAGATATTACCTTCACCACAAAATTAAGTAGTGTTCCAAAGAAATTTAAAACGTTTGCCAAGCAGCAGTTAAAAGCTATTCCAGATGTTGCTAAGAGTTTAAATCTTCAGAAAGAATATGAGATTTTTAATTCGTTGCAGGGTTATGTGAAAGAGCACTATGAGGAATTGGAGAGTAAGTTGATCGAGGAGCACGGTGCACTAGATAAAAAAGCGCAGCAATCTTGTGGCTTCAGTCTGAAAATAGTTGTAGATGGGGAAATTCGGTATCTGAGCGATTTTAAGACTATTAGATATCAAATTTTAACCAATGGCACTGAAGGTAAATCCAACAAGTATAGCGTTATATCAGAAGGAAAAAACCAACTATGTTCAATTTGCTTGGAGAAAAAAGAAAAGATTCACGGCTTTGCTTCACCCTTTAAGTACGCCACCGTTGATAAGACGGGGATGGTCAGTGGTTTTTTCAACCAAAAAACCAATTGGAAAAATTATCCAATTTGCTCGGATTGTGCGCTCATTTTTGAGGTAGGAAGTAACTATGTGCAGCAAAATCTGAAGAAATATTTTTACGGAAAAAGCTACTATGCAATTCCAAAATCGGTAATAAACCAAGATATAGAGAGTTTACAGAAGGCCTTAAAAAGAATCGAGAGTGTTGGTTATCAATTAAAAGAAGGTCATGTTATTAAACAATCCGAGGAGTATCTGATGAGAACTATTGCAAAGGAGGATAATCATTTTACGCTTAACCTTCTCTTCTTCGAGGAAAATCCAACTACTAAAGCAATTAAGATCAAGCTTATGCTAGAGGAGATTCTGCCTTCCAGATTCAATAAGCTTTTCGTGCAGGTGCCAGATAAAATCAATATAAGTCCGCTTTACAAAAACGCATTGGTAGTAAAAAAAGAAAAGGTGAATCTTACTTTTAGCTTTGGTGTTCTAAAAACATTTTTTGCGGAGGACTTCTATGAGATAGTTAACACAGTCTTTTTAGGTCTACCTCTATCCAAAGAAGTGCTGTACACTAAATTCATGAGAGTGATTAGGCAGAACTACAATAAGATGCACTCTTCTGATGGTTTTGTAGAAAACACATATCGCTCTCTTTTGAAAGCACATATCAGCCTGGCTTACCTTTTAGAACTTGATATTATTAATTACAATCAAAACGATATCAATATGGATATTATAGAAATCTCAGAAAACAAAAGTCGATTTGACTCAGATAAGTTTAAACAGTTCGTTGAGAAAAATAAGTCTTTCCTCGACGAGGAATATAAGATAGGTGTTTTTGCGGTAGGGATACTCGTTCGTTTCTTACTGGACATTCAAAATGCAAGTCTCGGAAACACTCCCTTTGAAAAGAAATTAAAAGGCTATCATCTAAATCCAGCATTGCTAAGAAATATATATATAGAAGCTCTCAATAAAATAGCTCTTTATCAAAAAAACTTTTATGCCTACAGTAATTTGCGGGATGTGATTAATCAGTTTTTTACAGTGGAGTACCAACACCTCAGTAAAATATCAAACAATGAGCTATCATTCTACTTTGTAGCTGGACTTGAATTCGGAAGGAAGTTTAAAACAGAGAAAGTAACAGAAGATCAACCGGAGTAA
- a CDS encoding DUF3857 domain-containing protein, whose protein sequence is MHVLSWGLIFLSSTIAWGQTISKTASPAWTHTIAFSEKNILEGEGGYQYLLINEQTHIPQETIYRHYAVKVLNADGVQSMSDLSMTFDPSYQRLSVHRIRLIRNDQVIDKLSESRLQTFQRETSMERALYDGSLSAVVNLSDVRKGDVIEYAYSVKGFNPIHHNHFATTFYLQHTVPVNRIYQRVISKQALRHRLFEGASAPAIQQKNGIIDYTWDQPALDNQLYDTNVPGWYDPHRRVSLSSFTDWKEVVDWALPLYRYAEREVNQWKPVPMEAGTPSLKLSSIIRTVQDDIRYLGFEAGISAYQPHPPQQIFQQRYGDCKDKSLLLVALLRSEGVEAYPLLVHTQFGNALTKFLPSYHAFNHCVVNFRFQGRDYFVDPTIANQGGNLETMAFPNYAWGLLIKPGSAELIELPTQAVPTTAIKELITVDSIGGGAEMVVRTEYTGSKADEIRSQFLNSARSSIERNYLDYYRNLYPTITASDSIRFYDYNRYSTNQVIVEEHYQIKEYWQPATDSSYIYGEIYPLVLASQISYPSSAERSMPYYLGEPFSFTQTTQVDLPAPWSIDTDQEQITGPGYTYSNFITSERNTVLATHNYSLNQAYVPAAVVEPLLSEHERIENELSYYLTYNASLDGFSLSLISVVLTLMATGLGIFFSLKLYQQYDPPPWQYAEDKSIGSWLILPAIGLCLSPIVLLGDVFSQDYFNVHTWDNVFTSKVAHPVKFALFLGFELVYNVLFLIFTLLLIVLFFQRRTSVPRLITVYYVLSLLVPLLDIWLLEEIMPGQLTSEEQQSTYRDTVRTLVGAAIWIPYFHISERAKSTFCKQYRQAATSPV, encoded by the coding sequence ATGCATGTTCTTTCCTGGGGTTTGATTTTCCTAAGTAGCACCATTGCCTGGGGACAGACCATTTCTAAAACTGCTTCTCCTGCCTGGACTCATACAATTGCTTTTTCGGAAAAAAACATTCTGGAAGGTGAGGGTGGCTATCAGTACCTGCTTATTAATGAGCAGACACATATTCCCCAAGAAACGATCTACCGGCACTACGCGGTCAAAGTACTCAATGCTGATGGAGTACAGTCTATGTCCGACTTGAGTATGACCTTTGATCCTTCCTACCAACGCCTTTCGGTGCACCGTATCCGGTTGATCCGGAACGATCAGGTCATTGACAAATTGTCTGAAAGTCGCCTACAGACCTTTCAGCGGGAAACTAGCATGGAGCGGGCTCTGTACGATGGCTCATTATCCGCGGTGGTCAACCTTTCGGATGTTCGGAAGGGGGATGTTATTGAATATGCTTACTCGGTGAAAGGGTTTAATCCCATTCACCACAATCATTTCGCTACTACGTTCTATTTGCAGCACACTGTGCCGGTGAATCGGATCTATCAACGCGTAATTTCCAAACAAGCACTGCGTCATCGGCTCTTTGAAGGGGCCTCTGCTCCTGCTATACAACAGAAAAACGGCATCATTGACTACACCTGGGATCAGCCAGCACTGGATAATCAGTTATACGATACGAATGTGCCCGGCTGGTACGATCCCCATCGGCGGGTGTCCCTTTCTAGCTTTACCGACTGGAAAGAGGTCGTGGATTGGGCTTTGCCATTGTACCGGTACGCTGAACGGGAGGTCAACCAGTGGAAACCAGTGCCGATGGAAGCGGGTACCCCGTCGCTAAAACTATCGTCCATTATTCGTACGGTTCAGGACGATATACGCTACCTAGGCTTTGAGGCAGGGATTAGCGCCTATCAACCCCATCCGCCCCAGCAGATCTTTCAGCAGCGTTACGGCGATTGTAAAGATAAGTCGTTATTATTGGTGGCTTTATTACGGTCGGAAGGAGTAGAGGCTTATCCACTACTAGTACACACCCAGTTTGGTAACGCGCTTACGAAGTTTTTACCTAGCTACCATGCATTTAATCACTGCGTGGTTAACTTCCGCTTTCAAGGAAGAGACTATTTCGTAGACCCAACCATTGCCAACCAGGGAGGTAATCTGGAAACTATGGCGTTCCCCAATTACGCCTGGGGGTTACTGATCAAACCGGGTAGTGCTGAACTGATAGAACTACCTACCCAAGCAGTTCCTACCACAGCGATCAAAGAACTTATTACGGTAGACTCCATCGGAGGTGGGGCGGAGATGGTCGTACGAACGGAATACACGGGTTCTAAAGCGGATGAAATACGAAGCCAGTTTCTGAATAGTGCCCGATCTTCTATCGAGCGAAATTACCTGGACTACTACCGCAATTTGTATCCCACCATTACAGCTTCCGACTCTATCCGGTTTTATGACTACAATCGTTACAGCACTAATCAGGTGATCGTAGAAGAGCACTACCAGATCAAAGAGTACTGGCAACCCGCCACGGATTCTTCGTATATCTACGGTGAGATTTATCCATTGGTACTAGCGTCGCAGATCAGCTACCCCAGTTCGGCTGAACGAAGCATGCCCTATTATCTGGGTGAGCCGTTTTCATTTACCCAGACCACCCAGGTAGATCTGCCGGCACCCTGGTCGATAGATACTGATCAGGAACAGATAACCGGGCCAGGATATACGTACAGTAACTTTATTACCAGTGAAAGAAATACGGTATTGGCTACGCATAATTATTCCCTGAACCAGGCGTATGTTCCAGCCGCTGTCGTAGAGCCGCTGCTCAGTGAGCATGAGCGGATAGAAAATGAACTTTCCTATTATCTTACCTACAACGCCAGCCTGGATGGCTTTTCGCTGAGTTTGATCTCCGTGGTACTCACCCTAATGGCTACGGGACTAGGTATATTTTTTAGCCTTAAGCTTTACCAGCAGTATGATCCGCCTCCCTGGCAGTATGCTGAAGATAAGTCTATTGGAAGCTGGCTGATCCTACCGGCTATCGGGTTATGCCTCTCACCAATTGTCTTGCTGGGCGACGTATTTTCTCAGGATTACTTTAACGTTCATACCTGGGACAATGTCTTTACTTCAAAGGTGGCTCATCCGGTCAAGTTCGCGCTCTTCCTTGGATTTGAGCTGGTATACAATGTGCTTTTTCTGATTTTCACTCTACTACTCATTGTATTATTCTTTCAGCGTAGAACCAGTGTACCCCGACTCATTACGGTGTATTACGTATTGAGCCTTCTTGTACCTCTATTGGATATCTGGCTATTAGAAGAAATCATGCCAGGGCAGCTTACCAGTGAGGAGCAGCAAAGTACCTACCGGGACACGGTCCGTACGCTGGTGGGAGCGGCCATCTGGATTCCCTACTTTCATATTTCTGAGCGGGCTAAAAGCACATTCTGTAAACAGTATCGCCAAGCGGCTACATCGCCGGTATAG
- a CDS encoding DUF1016 N-terminal domain-containing protein codes for MAGIVIEKEQAAYGKQNIKNLSVILQKEFGRGFSVRNLEQMRSFFLVYAKAQTVSAEFQLSWSHYLKLIRIDNEQQHRFYAS; via the coding sequence ATCGCCGGTATAGTTATAGAAAAAGAACAGGCTGCCTACGGAAAGCAAAACATCAAAAATTTATCAGTGATATTGCAGAAAGAATTTGGCCGAGGATTTTCAGTGCGTAACCTCGAGCAGATGCGGTCATTCTTTTTGGTCTACGCAAAAGCGCAGACAGTGTCTGCGGAATTCCAACTGAGTTGGTCCCATTACCTTAAGCTCATTCGTATTGATAATGAACAGCAGCACCGGTTCTACGCTTCCTAG